In one Rhinoderma darwinii isolate aRhiDar2 unplaced genomic scaffold, aRhiDar2.hap1 Scaffold_920, whole genome shotgun sequence genomic region, the following are encoded:
- the LOC142732863 gene encoding ankyrin repeat and SOCS box protein 10-like — protein MSGSICLCLTLCLIASQVLRYCCSSPRTVEVLLNTYSKLRGTEDWAEVVPEEEQQVLRYCCSSPRTVEVLLNTYSKLRGTEDWAEVVPEEEQQKNRLFFQSVFWLSRSPRSLQHLCRCALRSHLEGRLPRTLPRLPLPPPLLHFLQLGFEDVLY, from the exons ATGTCCGGAAGTATCTGCCTGTGTCTGACCCTGTGTCTCATCGCCTCCCAGGTCCTCCGTTATTGCTGCTCGTCTCCGCGCACAGTGGAAGTTCTGCTAAATACCTACAGCAAACTGCGAGGAACCGAGGACTGGGCTGAGGTCGTCCCTGAGGAAGAGCAGCAG GTCCTCCGTTATTGCTGCTCGTCTCCGCGCACAGTGGAAGTTCTGCTAAATACCTACAGCAAACTGCGAGGAACCGAGGACTGGGCTGAGGTCGTCCCTGAGGAAGAGCAGCAG aagaaccgtctcTTCTTCCAGTCCGTGTTCTGGCTGTCTCGCAGTCCGCGTTCTCTCCAGCATTTGTGCCGCTGCGCTCTGCGCTCACATCTAGAAGGAAGACTCCCGAGGACACTGCCCCGGTTACCGCTGCCTCCCCCGCTCCTGCACTTTCTACAGCTCGGTTTTGAAGACGTCTTGTACTGA